Proteins from a single region of Streptomyces glaucescens:
- a CDS encoding DUF2293 domain-containing protein produces the protein MTTLPGTPGTPGARPGLLAVQPLRRRRCAACRRGPLPLLVLEDGVPRCPDCADLGHLVFLPRGDTALTRRAREASGLSVVVVRFNRRKGRYERQGVLVEATGLARAERRCLADADVRRRRRTRDARRRAEQDARFAEAFAAQIRRLFPGCPAGRAREIAAHASLRGSGRVGRSAAGRALSEGAVVSAVVASVRHVDTAYDRLLMNGVPRHEARRRIAADVETVLRDWREAGIDSAG, from the coding sequence ATGACCACCCTGCCCGGAACTCCCGGAACTCCCGGAGCCCGCCCGGGACTTCTCGCCGTCCAGCCGTTGCGGCGCAGGCGGTGTGCCGCGTGCCGGCGCGGGCCGCTGCCGCTGCTCGTCCTGGAGGACGGAGTGCCGCGCTGCCCGGACTGCGCCGACCTCGGGCACCTGGTGTTCCTGCCGCGCGGCGACACGGCGCTCACCCGCAGGGCGCGCGAGGCGAGCGGGCTGTCGGTGGTGGTCGTACGGTTCAACCGGCGCAAGGGCCGCTATGAGCGGCAGGGTGTGCTCGTGGAGGCGACGGGGCTGGCCCGGGCCGAGCGCCGCTGCCTGGCGGACGCGGACGTGCGGCGCCGGCGGCGGACGCGGGACGCGCGGCGGCGCGCGGAGCAGGACGCGCGGTTCGCCGAGGCGTTCGCGGCGCAGATACGACGGCTGTTCCCCGGCTGTCCGGCCGGGCGGGCGCGGGAGATCGCCGCGCACGCCTCGCTGCGGGGCAGCGGACGGGTGGGCCGCAGCGCGGCGGGCCGCGCGCTGTCCGAGGGGGCGGTGGTCTCGGCGGTCGTGGCCTCCGTACGGCATGTGGACACGGCGTACGACCGGCTGCTGATGAACGGGGTGCCCCGGCACGAGGCGCGCAGGCGGATCGCGGCGGACGTGGAGACGGTGCTCCGGGACTGGCGGGAAGCCGGCATCGACTCGGCCGGATGA
- a CDS encoding DUF1772 domain-containing protein — protein MIDGPFFVLTVLGLLGTGLVAGVFCAFSAFVMRGLAALPAAQGVAAIQAVNTAALRPAFMAVFLGSTVLCSVIAVVTFVLWPRQGAPELLLGSALYLFGSFGVTAAANVPRNEALARLRPGAAEAAAYWPSYLREWTAWNHVRTVASAAATLAYALALT, from the coding sequence ATGATCGACGGACCGTTCTTCGTGCTCACGGTGCTGGGGCTGCTCGGGACCGGCCTGGTGGCCGGCGTCTTCTGCGCCTTCTCCGCCTTCGTGATGCGCGGGCTGGCCGCCCTGCCGGCGGCGCAGGGTGTCGCCGCGATCCAGGCGGTCAACACGGCTGCGCTGCGACCGGCCTTCATGGCCGTCTTCCTCGGCTCCACGGTGCTGTGCTCGGTGATCGCCGTGGTGACGTTCGTGCTGTGGCCTCGGCAGGGCGCGCCGGAACTGCTGCTGGGCAGCGCCCTGTACCTGTTCGGTTCCTTCGGGGTCACGGCGGCTGCCAACGTGCCCCGCAACGAGGCGCTGGCGCGGCTGCGGCCGGGTGCGGCGGAGGCCGCCGCGTACTGGCCGTCGTACCTGCGCGAGTGGACGGCCTGGAACCACGTCCGGACGGTCGCCTCGGCCGCCGCCACGCTCGCGTACGCGCTGGCGCTGACGTGA
- a CDS encoding glutamate synthase subunit beta, which translates to MADPKGFMTTPRRDWPRRPVTERVRDWNEVYVPGALLPIIGGQAGRCMDCGVPFCHHACPLGNLIPEWNDLVARADWRDAADRLHATNNFPEFTGRLCPAPCEAGCVLAINQPAVTIKNVECAIADRAWEEGFAPPRPPDRLSGRTVAVVGSGPTGLAAAQQLTRAGHTVVVYEKADRPGGLMRYGIPAFKMEKHHLERRLEQMRAEGTRFRTSTAVGRDVDAAELRARHDAVVIATGATAWRELPVPGRGLAGVHQAMEYLPLANRVREGDLETSPLSAAGKHVVIVGGGDTGADCLGTAVREGAASVTQLDIYARPGTERDEDTEPWPTYPRVYRLSAAHEEAGALRTAPAADADARLFAASTLRLTGDAAGHVRALHLVEVDARRSPRPGTDRTLPADLVLLALGFLGPDREDGVVDQLGLAVDPRGTLARDGGFATGVPGVFAAGDAARGQSLIVWAIAEGRAVAAAVDRHLTGSTRLPAPIGPYDRPMGV; encoded by the coding sequence ATGGCCGATCCCAAGGGATTCATGACCACGCCCCGCCGGGACTGGCCCCGCCGCCCCGTCACGGAACGGGTGCGGGACTGGAACGAGGTGTACGTCCCGGGCGCGCTGCTGCCGATCATCGGTGGGCAGGCCGGTCGCTGCATGGACTGCGGAGTCCCGTTCTGCCACCACGCCTGTCCGCTGGGCAATCTGATCCCCGAGTGGAACGACCTGGTCGCCCGCGCGGACTGGCGGGACGCGGCGGACCGGCTGCACGCCACCAACAACTTCCCCGAGTTCACCGGCCGGTTGTGCCCGGCGCCGTGCGAAGCGGGATGTGTGCTCGCCATCAACCAGCCGGCCGTGACCATCAAGAACGTGGAGTGCGCGATCGCCGACCGCGCCTGGGAGGAGGGGTTCGCGCCGCCGCGCCCGCCGGACCGGCTGTCCGGGCGGACGGTCGCGGTGGTCGGCTCCGGCCCCACCGGGCTGGCCGCCGCCCAGCAGCTCACCCGGGCGGGGCACACGGTCGTCGTGTACGAGAAGGCCGACCGGCCCGGCGGCCTGATGCGCTACGGCATCCCCGCGTTCAAGATGGAGAAGCACCACCTGGAGCGGCGGCTGGAGCAGATGCGGGCCGAGGGCACGAGGTTCCGCACCTCCACGGCGGTCGGGCGGGACGTCGACGCGGCGGAGCTGCGGGCCCGCCACGACGCCGTGGTGATCGCCACGGGGGCCACGGCCTGGCGGGAACTGCCGGTGCCGGGACGCGGGTTGGCGGGGGTGCACCAGGCGATGGAGTACCTGCCGCTGGCCAACCGGGTGCGCGAGGGCGATCTGGAGACCTCGCCGCTGTCCGCCGCCGGGAAGCACGTGGTCATCGTCGGCGGCGGCGACACGGGAGCCGACTGTCTGGGTACGGCGGTGCGGGAGGGTGCCGCGTCCGTGACCCAGCTCGACATCTACGCCCGGCCCGGCACCGAGCGCGACGAGGACACCGAGCCGTGGCCGACGTACCCGCGGGTCTACCGGCTGTCCGCCGCCCACGAGGAGGCCGGGGCACTGCGGACGGCACCGGCGGCGGACGCGGACGCCCGGCTGTTCGCGGCGTCGACGCTGCGGCTCACGGGCGACGCGGCCGGACATGTGCGCGCGCTCCATCTCGTCGAGGTGGACGCGCGGCGCAGCCCGCGTCCGGGGACGGACCGGACGCTCCCCGCCGACCTGGTGCTGCTCGCCCTCGGCTTCCTGGGACCGGACCGGGAGGACGGCGTCGTCGATCAGCTCGGACTGGCCGTGGACCCGCGGGGCACCCTCGCCCGGGACGGCGGCTTCGCGACCGGGGTGCCCGGGGTGTTCGCGGCCGGGGACGCGGCCCGGGGGCAGTCGCTGATCGTGTGGGCGATCGCGGAGGGGCGGGCGGTGGCCGCCGCCGTCGACCGCCACCTGACGGGCAGCACCCGCCTCCCCGCACCGATCGGGCCGTACGACCGGCCGATGGGTGTGTGA
- a CDS encoding carboxymuconolactone decarboxylase family protein, protein MDFARSAPKAFRALVGFDAAARAGLDPALVELIQIRASHLNHCAYCLHMHTSDARRAGESEERLHMVAVWREARHFFTPREQAALALTEAVTLVADRGVPDEVYAEAAARFDDEELGQVLALISAINTWNRVALATAKRAGTDERRR, encoded by the coding sequence CTGGACTTCGCCCGCTCCGCTCCCAAGGCGTTCCGCGCCCTGGTCGGCTTCGACGCCGCCGCCCGCGCGGGCCTCGACCCGGCACTGGTCGAACTGATCCAGATCCGCGCCTCGCACCTCAACCACTGCGCGTACTGCCTCCACATGCACACGAGCGACGCGCGCCGGGCCGGTGAGAGCGAGGAACGGCTGCACATGGTCGCCGTGTGGCGCGAGGCCCGGCACTTCTTCACCCCGCGCGAACAGGCCGCCCTCGCCCTCACGGAAGCCGTGACGCTGGTGGCCGACCGCGGGGTCCCGGACGAGGTCTACGCCGAGGCCGCGGCCCGGTTCGACGACGAGGAACTGGGCCAGGTGCTGGCGCTGATCTCCGCGATCAACACCTGGAACCGGGTCGCCCTGGCCACGGCGAAGCGCGCCGGCACGGACGAACGCCGCCGCTGA
- a CDS encoding PLP-dependent aminotransferase family protein: MADSWVNEAERIGADLHLELSGPGGRRAALIRALREAVRSGRLAPGTRLPPYRSLAADLGVARNTVADAYAELVAEGWLTARQGSGTRVADRAEPLKAAGRVPKKSPPRARGPRYDLRQGTPDASAFPRAEWLASYRRALQQAPNEVFGPGDPAGRRELREALTEYLARARGVRTAPERIVICSGFAHALRLLFHPGGPGGGAAVLRGPLAVESYGLSFHRGLLAAAGVRTVPLPLDGDGARVDLLARERAVLLTPAHQFPTGGPLHPARRAAVVDWARARGGLVLEDDYDGEFRYDRKPVGAVQGLDPERVVYLGSVSKSLSPALRLGWMVLPERYVDAVLAAKGEREAWASVLDQLSLADFLARGAYDRHVRRMRQRYRSRRDRLVAALAERAPHIGVTGVAAGLHAVLRLPPGTERSAVKAATWQGIALDGLGEFRHPQAPVTAPDPLATDGPVTDGLVVGYATPSEHAYAAALEALCGVLPPA, translated from the coding sequence GTGGCTGATTCGTGGGTCAATGAGGCGGAACGCATCGGTGCCGATCTGCACCTGGAGCTGTCGGGTCCGGGCGGCCGGCGGGCCGCGCTCATCCGGGCGCTGCGCGAGGCCGTACGCAGCGGACGATTGGCGCCCGGCACCCGGCTGCCGCCCTACCGTTCGCTCGCCGCCGATCTCGGTGTCGCCCGCAACACGGTGGCCGACGCCTACGCCGAACTGGTGGCGGAGGGCTGGCTGACCGCCCGTCAGGGATCCGGCACCCGGGTCGCCGACCGCGCCGAGCCCCTCAAGGCCGCCGGGCGGGTGCCCAAGAAGTCACCGCCACGCGCGCGTGGTCCCCGGTACGACCTGCGTCAGGGCACCCCGGACGCGTCGGCGTTCCCCCGCGCGGAATGGCTGGCCTCCTACCGCCGCGCCCTCCAGCAGGCTCCCAACGAGGTGTTCGGACCCGGTGATCCTGCGGGTCGCCGGGAGCTGCGCGAGGCGCTGACCGAGTACCTGGCACGCGCGCGCGGGGTACGCACCGCGCCGGAGCGCATCGTCATCTGCTCCGGTTTCGCGCACGCCCTGCGGCTGCTGTTCCACCCCGGCGGCCCCGGCGGCGGCGCGGCCGTGCTGCGCGGTCCGCTGGCCGTCGAGTCCTACGGGCTCTCGTTCCACCGCGGCCTGCTGGCCGCGGCGGGCGTCCGCACCGTCCCGCTGCCCCTGGACGGGGACGGCGCGCGGGTGGACCTGCTGGCCCGGGAGCGGGCCGTACTGCTCACGCCCGCCCACCAGTTCCCCACCGGCGGGCCGCTGCACCCCGCGCGCCGGGCGGCCGTGGTCGACTGGGCCCGCGCGCGTGGCGGGCTGGTCCTGGAGGACGACTACGACGGGGAGTTCCGCTACGACCGCAAGCCCGTCGGCGCGGTCCAGGGCCTCGACCCGGAGCGGGTCGTCTACCTCGGCTCGGTCAGCAAGAGCCTGTCGCCGGCGCTGCGGCTGGGCTGGATGGTGCTGCCGGAGCGGTACGTGGACGCCGTGCTCGCGGCCAAGGGCGAGCGGGAGGCGTGGGCGAGCGTGCTGGACCAGCTGAGCCTCGCCGACTTCCTCGCCCGCGGGGCGTACGACCGTCATGTGCGCCGCATGCGGCAGCGGTACCGCAGTCGCCGGGACCGGCTCGTGGCCGCGCTCGCGGAGCGGGCGCCGCACATCGGGGTCACCGGAGTGGCGGCGGGTCTGCACGCCGTGCTGCGGCTGCCGCCGGGCACCGAGCGGTCCGCCGTCAAGGCGGCCACATGGCAGGGGATCGCCCTCGACGGCCTGGGCGAGTTCCGCCACCCGCAGGCCCCCGTGACGGCGCCGGACCCGCTCGCCACGGACGGGCCGGTCACGGACGGGCTGGTCGTGGGCTATGCGACGCCCTCCGAGCACGCGTACGCGGCGGCGCTGGAGGCACTGTGCGGGGTGCTGCCGCCGGCCTGA
- a CDS encoding DUF397 domain-containing protein: MDRITSQPQPRVRAERIYNGMPARELGSEGWHKPWSGGNGGNCLEAMKLADGRIAVRQSTDPDGPALIYTTDEMTAFIEGAKAGVADFLLS; encoded by the coding sequence ATGGATCGCATCACGTCCCAGCCCCAGCCGAGGGTCCGCGCGGAGCGGATCTACAACGGCATGCCCGCGCGGGAGCTGGGCAGCGAGGGCTGGCACAAGCCGTGGAGCGGCGGCAACGGGGGCAACTGCCTGGAGGCGATGAAACTTGCCGACGGCCGCATAGCCGTCCGGCAGTCCACCGATCCGGACGGGCCGGCGCTGATCTACACCACCGACGAGATGACGGCGTTCATCGAGGGCGCCAAGGCGGGGGTGGCGGACTTCCTCCTGTCGTGA
- a CDS encoding helix-turn-helix domain-containing protein: protein MSEPRSAPTVGQVVLGRRLQDLRERAGLKREEAARVLHVAPATVRRMETAEVALKIPYVQLLLKAYGVPDDEAEAFVRLAEDANRPGWWQRFHDILPGWFSMYVSLEGAAALIRSYEPHFVPGLLQTEDYARGVLTSGAVGQTRPEDIERHVALRMQRQELLTRPDAPRLWMVMDETALRRPVGGPEVMRAQIDRLLDATKLPHVTLQVVPFSTGPHPGTYGPFVLFRFAMPELPDMVYSEYLTGAVYLDARAEVATHLEVMDRMAAQAATAQRTKEILRDLRKEL from the coding sequence GTGAGCGAACCGCGGTCCGCGCCGACGGTCGGCCAGGTCGTCCTCGGCCGGCGCCTGCAGGACCTGCGGGAACGCGCGGGCCTCAAGCGCGAGGAGGCCGCCCGCGTCCTCCACGTCGCCCCCGCCACGGTCCGGCGCATGGAGACCGCCGAGGTCGCGCTCAAGATCCCGTACGTCCAGCTCCTCCTGAAGGCCTACGGCGTCCCCGACGACGAGGCCGAGGCGTTCGTCCGGCTGGCCGAGGACGCCAACCGGCCCGGCTGGTGGCAGCGCTTCCACGACATCCTGCCCGGCTGGTTCTCCATGTACGTCAGCCTGGAGGGCGCGGCCGCCCTCATCCGCAGCTACGAACCGCACTTCGTCCCCGGCCTGCTCCAGACCGAGGACTACGCGCGCGGGGTCCTCACCTCGGGAGCCGTCGGCCAGACCCGCCCCGAGGACATCGAGCGGCACGTCGCCCTGCGCATGCAACGCCAGGAACTGCTCACCCGTCCGGACGCCCCGCGGCTCTGGATGGTGATGGACGAGACGGCGCTGCGCCGCCCGGTCGGCGGCCCGGAGGTGATGCGCGCGCAGATCGACAGGCTGCTCGACGCCACGAAGCTGCCCCACGTGACGCTGCAGGTCGTCCCGTTCTCCACCGGGCCGCATCCCGGCACCTACGGGCCCTTCGTGCTGTTCCGATTCGCCATGCCCGAACTGCCGGACATGGTCTACAGCGAGTACCTGACCGGCGCCGTCTACCTGGACGCGCGCGCCGAGGTGGCGACCCACCTGGAGGTCATGGACCGCATGGCGGCGCAGGCCGCCACGGCACAACGCACGAAGGAGATCCTGCGGGATCTCCGCAAGGAGCTGTGA
- a CDS encoding amidohydrolase: protein MTTSPADLIITGCTALVHVEGQADHERIAFRDDAAIVVRDGVVADVTTAADAAGLTAAERIDARGQVALPGLVNCHTHAPMVALRGVAEDLPTEEWFDDVVWPVESNLTARDVELGARLACAEMIRGGVTCFADHYFAMDAVAAVVEECGIRAHLGEAFFSSQGPGGRERSLEFALRHRGGAGGRITTALAPHAPYTVDDADLAATAVLAREHGLPVHLHAAENRDQTEASLARWGATPIEVLERTGLLDTDVLIAHGTGITERDLPVLERAGGRVAVASAPRGYLKFAWPTTTPVRALRTIGVPVGFATDGAASNNSLDVWESMALTALVQKAAEGDPRWLTARQALHHATLQSARAVGLDGVVGSLEPGHRADIVLVDLTGPHTQPVHDLPATLVHSARSSDVRTTIVDGRVLMRDRELLTLDVPSVVRELGERLPALLDRGHGRRVQRYAT from the coding sequence ATGACGACTTCTCCCGCCGACCTCATCATCACGGGATGCACCGCCCTCGTGCACGTCGAAGGGCAGGCCGACCACGAGCGGATCGCCTTCCGGGACGACGCCGCGATCGTCGTGCGCGACGGGGTCGTCGCCGACGTCACCACGGCCGCGGACGCCGCCGGGCTGACCGCCGCCGAGCGCATCGACGCGCGCGGTCAGGTCGCGCTGCCCGGCCTGGTCAACTGCCACACGCACGCCCCGATGGTCGCGCTGCGCGGGGTCGCCGAGGACCTGCCCACCGAGGAGTGGTTCGACGACGTGGTGTGGCCCGTCGAGTCGAACCTCACCGCGCGGGACGTCGAACTGGGCGCGCGGCTGGCGTGCGCGGAGATGATCCGGGGCGGTGTCACCTGCTTCGCGGACCACTACTTCGCCATGGACGCGGTGGCGGCCGTCGTCGAGGAGTGCGGTATCCGCGCCCACCTGGGCGAGGCATTCTTCTCGTCGCAGGGCCCCGGGGGGCGGGAGCGTTCCCTGGAGTTCGCGCTACGGCACCGGGGCGGCGCCGGCGGCCGGATCACCACCGCCCTCGCCCCGCACGCCCCCTACACGGTCGATGACGCCGACCTCGCGGCGACCGCGGTCCTGGCCCGCGAGCACGGCCTGCCGGTGCACCTGCACGCCGCCGAGAACCGCGACCAGACCGAGGCCAGCCTCGCCCGGTGGGGCGCCACCCCGATCGAGGTCCTGGAGCGCACCGGTCTGCTCGACACCGACGTGCTGATCGCGCACGGCACCGGCATCACCGAGCGCGACCTGCCCGTCCTGGAGCGGGCCGGCGGGCGGGTCGCCGTCGCCAGCGCACCGCGCGGGTACCTGAAGTTCGCCTGGCCCACCACCACACCGGTGCGCGCCCTGCGCACGATCGGCGTGCCGGTGGGCTTCGCCACGGACGGCGCCGCCTCAAACAACTCCCTCGACGTCTGGGAGTCGATGGCGCTCACCGCCCTCGTCCAGAAGGCGGCCGAGGGCGACCCGCGCTGGCTGACCGCGCGTCAGGCCCTCCACCACGCCACCCTGCAGAGCGCCCGCGCGGTCGGCCTCGACGGCGTCGTCGGCTCCCTCGAGCCGGGGCACCGCGCGGACATCGTCCTGGTCGACCTCACCGGACCGCACACCCAGCCCGTGCACGACCTCCCCGCGACCCTGGTGCACAGCGCCCGCTCCTCCGACGTCCGCACCACGATCGTCGACGGCCGCGTCCTGATGCGCGACCGCGAGCTGCTGACGCTGGACGTGCCGTCGGTCGTCCGCGAGCTGGGGGAGCGGCTGCCCGCCCTCCTGGACCGGGGCCACGGGCGGCGCGTGCAGCGGTACGCCACGTGA
- a CDS encoding endonuclease/exonuclease/phosphatase family protein produces the protein MLVGTWNLENLYRPGGLFGPRDRPAYDTKLAALAAVITELDPDLLGLQEIGEPVALADLAGLLDGEWHTAVSAHPDPRGIRVGFLSRTPLRPLADTTAFPDPLRPVQTDDTGRTAQAAGRGLLAVATEGVSVAVAHLKSKLLTYPVNRFQPHDEGERARYGAYALQRRAAEATALRALADALLGGDGRERDVVVLGDLNDEVQAATTQILLGPPGSEAGTGGFDRPDLGDGARLWNVAPFIPAGQRYSRVRSGRRELIDHVLLSHRLVHRVTAAGTGLPGETAPRLPSVEGDPAGRRDAPGSDHAPVWVRIG, from the coding sequence ATGCTGGTAGGCACCTGGAATCTGGAGAACCTCTACCGGCCCGGCGGGCTGTTCGGCCCGCGGGACCGGCCCGCGTACGACACCAAGCTCGCCGCCCTCGCCGCCGTGATCACCGAGCTGGACCCGGACCTGCTGGGGCTCCAGGAGATCGGCGAGCCGGTGGCCCTGGCCGACCTGGCCGGCCTGCTGGACGGCGAGTGGCACACCGCGGTGTCCGCGCATCCCGACCCCCGGGGCATCCGGGTGGGTTTCCTCAGCCGTACGCCGCTGCGCCCGCTGGCCGACACGACGGCGTTCCCGGACCCGCTGCGCCCGGTGCAGACGGACGACACGGGACGGACCGCGCAGGCGGCCGGGCGCGGGCTGCTGGCCGTGGCGACGGAGGGCGTGAGCGTCGCGGTCGCCCATCTGAAGTCGAAGCTGCTGACCTACCCGGTCAACCGCTTCCAGCCGCACGACGAGGGGGAACGCGCCCGCTACGGCGCCTACGCGCTGCAGCGGCGGGCCGCCGAGGCGACGGCGCTGCGCGCGCTGGCCGACGCGCTGCTCGGGGGCGACGGCCGGGAGCGTGACGTGGTGGTGCTGGGCGACCTCAACGACGAGGTGCAGGCGGCGACCACCCAGATCCTGCTCGGGCCGCCCGGCTCGGAGGCCGGCACCGGCGGCTTCGACCGGCCCGACCTGGGCGACGGGGCCCGGCTGTGGAACGTGGCCCCGTTCATCCCCGCCGGGCAGCGCTATTCGCGGGTCCGGTCCGGACGCCGCGAACTCATCGACCACGTGCTGCTCAGCCACCGCCTGGTCCACCGGGTGACGGCCGCGGGCACCGGGCTGCCCGGCGAGACGGCCCCCCGGCTGCCCTCGGTCGAGGGGGACCCGGCGGGCCGCCGGGACGCACCGGGCTCGGACCACGCGCCGGTGTGGGTACGGATCGGATAG
- a CDS encoding nucleotidyltransferase domain-containing protein: MPALTDSAFLDTVADRLAALPTVEAVSLGGSRAQGTHRADSDWDLGIYYRGPFDPADLRAVGWEGEISEVGGWGGGVFNGGGWLTVDGRRVDVHYRDLDVVEHELAEAEQGRFRVEPLLFHLAGIPSYLVVAELAVNRPLRGTPPRPGRYPDRLRRSAADRWHGTARATLAYARANHAPAGRRTELAGALAVAATQAGHAVLAARGEWITNEKRLLERAGLRGVDEIVASLGPADPDALGAAVTAAETLLDARVEEARAQCAPCTRA; this comes from the coding sequence ATGCCCGCCCTCACCGACTCGGCCTTCCTCGACACCGTCGCCGACCGCCTCGCCGCCCTCCCCACCGTCGAGGCCGTCTCCCTCGGCGGCTCCCGCGCCCAGGGCACCCACCGCGCGGACAGCGACTGGGACCTCGGCATCTACTACCGGGGCCCCTTCGACCCCGCCGACCTGCGCGCGGTCGGCTGGGAGGGCGAGATCTCCGAGGTCGGAGGCTGGGGCGGCGGCGTGTTCAACGGAGGCGGCTGGCTGACCGTCGACGGCCGCCGGGTGGACGTCCACTACCGGGACCTCGACGTGGTCGAGCACGAGCTGGCCGAGGCCGAGCAGGGGCGGTTCCGGGTCGAGCCGCTGCTGTTCCACCTCGCCGGGATCCCCAGCTACCTGGTCGTCGCCGAACTCGCGGTCAACCGGCCCCTGCGCGGCACCCCGCCGCGTCCCGGCCGCTACCCGGACCGGCTCCGCCGCTCCGCCGCCGACCGCTGGCACGGCACCGCCCGCGCGACCCTCGCCTACGCCCGGGCCAACCACGCCCCCGCCGGGCGCCGCACCGAACTCGCCGGCGCGCTCGCCGTCGCCGCGACCCAGGCGGGCCACGCCGTGCTGGCGGCCAGGGGCGAGTGGATCACCAACGAGAAGCGGCTGCTGGAGCGGGCGGGACTGCGGGGCGTCGACGAGATCGTCGCGTCGCTGGGCCCGGCGGACCCGGACGCCCTGGGGGCCGCGGTCACGGCGGCGGAGACACTCCTCGACGCGCGCGTGGAGGAGGCCCGCGCGCAGTGCGCGCCTTGCACGCGCGCGTGA